A window of the Nitrosococcus wardiae genome harbors these coding sequences:
- a CDS encoding bactofilin family protein — protein MMFKFQKKSKRRIQLDTLIGEYTRLEGNITFSGGLRVEGYIKGDVIAEDEDSLLTISQDGAIEGQVKVPYIILSGSVTGDVHASERIDLAHQARIHGDVYYHFIEMAVGAKINGSLIHMEEKQIPNLKLAAGPDIETPPPVHGLKESHT, from the coding sequence ATGATGTTTAAATTTCAGAAAAAATCTAAGCGCAGAATTCAACTCGATACCTTAATTGGAGAGTATACCCGGCTTGAAGGCAATATCACCTTTAGCGGAGGGCTACGCGTGGAGGGGTATATAAAAGGAGATGTCATCGCTGAAGATGAAGATTCCCTATTGACGATCAGTCAGGATGGAGCTATTGAAGGCCAAGTTAAAGTTCCCTATATCATTCTTAGTGGTTCAGTTACGGGCGATGTCCACGCCAGCGAGCGCATTGATCTCGCACACCAAGCACGGATTCATGGAGATGTGTATTATCACTTTATTGAAATGGCGGTAGGCGCAAAAATCAACGGAAGTCTGATCCATATGGAAGAAAAGCAGATTCCTAACCTAAAACTAGCAGCTGGACCGGATATAGAAACTCCCCCCCCCGTACATGGTCTTAAAGAAAGTCATACTTGA
- the erpA gene encoding iron-sulfur cluster insertion protein ErpA gives MSTTNAMPSPLIFTDAAASKVKELIEEEGNHKLMLRVFISGGGCSGFQYGFTFDETCHEGDTQVENGGVTLLIDPTSYQYLVGAEIDYTEGLEGAQFVIRNPNAATTCGCGSSFSV, from the coding sequence ATGAGCACGACTAACGCCATGCCAAGTCCGTTAATATTTACCGATGCTGCCGCTAGCAAAGTCAAAGAGCTTATCGAGGAGGAAGGTAACCATAAGCTGATGCTGCGGGTATTCATTAGCGGTGGCGGGTGCTCTGGCTTCCAATATGGATTTACCTTTGATGAAACCTGCCATGAAGGTGATACGCAGGTGGAAAATGGTGGGGTCACCCTACTCATTGATCCCACAAGTTATCAGTACTTGGTAGGAGCGGAAATCGACTACACTGAGGGCTTGGAAGGAGCCCAATTTGTGATTCGTAATCCCAACGCCGCGACCACGTGTGGCTGTGGTTCTTCATTCTCAGTTTAA
- a CDS encoding DUF6776 family protein has protein sequence MAKRTDPRMVIREHRPWRGWLFSIALITVSGIAGWLLPSHLPPLLEQTSNNTPNTPSPSALNSQERLSHLQQENIHLRERLAQIQRELEVEQHARADLSANLVNLQEEILGLKRQLATYKGLVKSLEEQGLHIQDLTFSKTATERLLHYRLVLTQGRKVDRLAQGQVHLVIQGILEGKSARFGLDTLSKGNPVTFRFKYFQILEGELLLPRNFKPTQVKIALLPEDNPSKLVERTFEWRSVGG, from the coding sequence ATGGCAAAACGTACTGATCCCCGTATGGTTATTAGGGAACATCGCCCTTGGCGTGGGTGGCTCTTTAGCATCGCCTTAATAACTGTAAGTGGGATTGCGGGTTGGCTGCTTCCCTCCCACCTCCCTCCCTTGTTAGAACAAACGTCCAATAATACTCCTAATACTCCCTCTCCATCGGCACTGAATTCTCAGGAACGACTTTCCCATCTACAGCAGGAAAATATCCACCTGCGAGAACGGCTAGCCCAGATCCAACGGGAGCTGGAAGTGGAGCAGCATGCGCGTGCCGATCTCAGTGCCAATTTAGTGAACTTACAAGAGGAGATTCTGGGACTCAAACGTCAACTGGCGACTTATAAAGGGCTGGTGAAGTCCCTTGAGGAACAAGGTCTCCATATCCAGGATCTTACTTTTAGTAAGACAGCAACAGAACGGTTGCTCCACTACCGTCTGGTGCTTACTCAAGGTCGCAAAGTGGACCGCTTGGCCCAAGGCCAAGTCCATTTGGTCATTCAGGGTATATTAGAGGGAAAATCAGCCCGATTCGGACTCGATACCCTTTCTAAGGGTAACCCCGTTACATTTAGGTTCAAATATTTTCAAATCCTAGAAGGAGAGTTATTGCTGCCAAGAAATTTTAAACCGACTCAGGTTAAGATTGCCTTACTCCCCGAGGATAATCCTTCCAAACTAGTGGAACGGACCTTTGAGTGGAGATCAGTAGGAGGCTAG